A genomic segment from Thermostichus lividus PCC 6715 encodes:
- a CDS encoding S41 family peptidase: MAVRWQTSANVLILTLWLLLLGWQLLAPAPAIALTDEQKLVNEAWRIVNQAYVDTSFNGQNWWLVRQQILSRPLPNREATYQAIQTMLASLEDPFTRLLRPAQFRSLQTTTAGELTGVGLQISSDPTTGILEVIAPIDGSPAAKAGILPRDRILAIDGIPTSQLTLDEAAEKMRGASGSRVQLQVQHGSQPPQLITLERGHIEINPVVAELRHVEGRAVGYIRLGQFSAMAPAEMRKAIQTLAEQGAQAYVLDLRNNPGGLLQAGVEIAQLWMEPGVVVYTVDRQGITESLNATGTPLSHDPLVVLVNGGTASASEILAGALQDSGRAQLVGDRTFGKGSIQSLFSLADGAGLAVTIAHYETPNHRNINKVGIEPNQRVLDAPESLLAMGTTADPQYLAALELLHKPVQVATSAG, encoded by the coding sequence ATGGCTGTTCGTTGGCAGACCTCGGCTAACGTTCTGATATTGACCCTATGGCTGCTGCTACTGGGGTGGCAGCTGCTTGCCCCGGCACCGGCGATCGCCCTCACCGACGAGCAAAAACTCGTTAACGAAGCATGGCGCATTGTTAACCAAGCTTACGTTGATACCTCTTTTAATGGTCAAAACTGGTGGCTGGTGCGCCAACAGATCCTCAGTCGCCCACTTCCTAACCGTGAGGCAACCTACCAAGCCATTCAAACCATGCTTGCCAGCCTCGAGGATCCCTTCACCCGCCTGTTGCGCCCGGCGCAATTTCGCAGCTTGCAAACCACCACGGCGGGAGAGCTAACGGGAGTTGGCCTCCAAATTAGTAGTGATCCTACTACAGGTATTTTAGAAGTCATTGCCCCCATTGATGGCTCACCAGCGGCCAAAGCAGGCATTCTCCCCCGCGATCGCATCCTTGCCATTGATGGTATTCCCACTTCCCAACTCACCCTAGATGAGGCGGCGGAAAAAATGCGCGGTGCCAGTGGCTCCCGGGTGCAGTTACAGGTGCAACATGGTAGCCAGCCGCCCCAACTCATCACCCTTGAGCGAGGGCACATCGAAATTAACCCGGTTGTGGCAGAATTGCGCCACGTCGAGGGTCGTGCCGTTGGCTACATTCGCCTAGGGCAGTTTAGTGCCATGGCACCCGCCGAGATGCGTAAAGCAATACAAACCCTAGCAGAGCAGGGAGCACAGGCGTATGTTCTCGATTTGCGCAACAATCCGGGCGGGCTGTTACAGGCAGGCGTGGAGATTGCCCAACTGTGGATGGAGCCTGGGGTGGTTGTCTATACGGTGGATCGCCAAGGGATAACAGAGAGCCTCAATGCCACGGGGACTCCCCTCAGCCATGATCCGCTGGTGGTGTTGGTGAACGGTGGCACCGCCAGTGCCAGTGAAATTTTAGCGGGTGCCCTGCAAGATAGTGGTCGCGCCCAACTGGTGGGCGATCGCACCTTTGGCAAAGGTTCGATTCAGTCGCTGTTTAGCCTTGCCGATGGCGCTGGTTTAGCGGTCACTATTGCCCACTACGAAACCCCTAACCACCGCAACATCAATAAGGTGGGGATTGAGCCGAACCAGCGGGTTCTTGACGCGCCTGAAAGTTTGCTGGCCATGGGCACCACAGCGGATCCCCAGTACCTTGCGGCTCTAGAGCTACTGCACAAACCGGTTCAAGTGGCCACTAGCGCAGGGTAA
- a CDS encoding energy transducer TonB encodes MRVLRLPLQPLWQQLAGWPIWQPTRLAIAGSVVFHGIILALVRVPDTTPAPIDINETVELMSIPAELEADLPSIEPLLPTELPAIESVPPPLPFTGIEPPPLTFSPLPPLPPLPPLADLPPPPPLTFQPLPSPWQLPPPARPRPDTGTPEQDVATAPELAPPSPAPPPQEPLATTDGEAAAALSRWFNQTRLTLNTTNIRINLSQRVTDLYPPDACGDRLQGQATVAAVITPDGQLLPANAAPETGLLTQNPQIIRTSGSTLLDQAAIAAVKQQTFSATGQYQALAITFDFQYRPEVCTATRPTPTPQAPPPAREAAPIPHSSPTPPASTPQSSPTPEPPPPAPSTSEAPPSPEASPEADSAMPE; translated from the coding sequence ATGCGTGTGCTACGTTTGCCCCTGCAACCCCTTTGGCAACAACTCGCTGGCTGGCCCATTTGGCAGCCAACGCGCTTGGCGATCGCCGGCTCAGTGGTATTCCACGGCATTATCCTCGCCTTAGTGAGGGTGCCTGACACCACACCAGCGCCGATCGATATCAACGAAACGGTCGAGTTAATGAGCATTCCCGCAGAGCTAGAAGCCGATCTACCCTCCATTGAACCGCTGCTCCCCACGGAATTACCTGCCATCGAGAGTGTGCCGCCCCCCCTACCCTTTACAGGCATTGAACCGCCGCCCCTCACGTTTAGTCCCCTCCCGCCGCTGCCGCCCTTACCTCCCTTGGCAGACCTGCCGCCGCCCCCCCCGTTGACGTTTCAGCCCCTGCCGTCCCCTTGGCAGCTACCACCACCTGCCCGCCCGCGACCGGATACCGGCACGCCTGAACAAGACGTGGCCACTGCTCCAGAGCTTGCACCACCTTCGCCGGCTCCGCCGCCCCAAGAACCACTGGCCACCACAGACGGGGAAGCCGCCGCTGCCCTCTCCCGCTGGTTTAATCAGACCCGCCTCACCCTCAATACCACCAATATTCGGATTAACCTCAGCCAGCGAGTGACCGATCTGTACCCCCCCGACGCCTGTGGCGATCGCCTGCAAGGGCAAGCCACCGTCGCCGCTGTGATTACCCCCGACGGTCAACTGCTGCCTGCCAATGCTGCCCCAGAGACCGGACTGCTCACCCAAAACCCGCAGATTATCCGCACTAGTGGCTCAACACTGCTGGATCAGGCGGCAATCGCCGCGGTGAAACAGCAAACCTTCTCGGCCACAGGGCAATACCAAGCCTTAGCCATCACCTTTGACTTTCAGTACCGCCCAGAGGTCTGTACTGCAACCCGCCCCACACCTACGCCCCAAGCACCCCCCCCTGCCCGCGAAGCCGCCCCCATCCCCCACTCATCGCCTACACCACCTGCGTCCACGCCCCAGTCATCACCGACACCAGAACCGCCGCCACCTGCACCAAGCACCAGTGAAGCCCCTCCCAGCCCCGAGGCGAGTCCAGAGGCTGACTCTGCTATGCCTGAGTAA